Proteins found in one Mucilaginibacter gracilis genomic segment:
- a CDS encoding VOC family protein, whose translation MRTINPWINFNGNAEEAFTFYKSVFGGEFTKIIRFGDLASDEFQIPENEANKIMHIALPLGKHNVLIANDVPEFMGRVNEAENRSKILINAESREEADQIFNGLSAGGDIEGPIGDSPWATYAGMFRDKYGIEWIVEFDPNYNG comes from the coding sequence ATGAGAACAATTAATCCCTGGATCAACTTCAACGGAAATGCCGAAGAAGCGTTTACGTTTTACAAATCGGTTTTTGGTGGAGAATTCACTAAGATTATCCGTTTTGGCGACTTAGCGAGCGATGAATTTCAGATACCAGAAAATGAAGCCAACAAAATAATGCACATTGCGTTACCGCTTGGCAAACACAATGTTTTGATTGCCAATGACGTTCCCGAATTTATGGGACGGGTAAACGAAGCCGAAAACAGATCTAAAATATTAATTAATGCCGAAAGCCGTGAAGAGGCAGACCAAATATTTAACGGCCTATCGGCAGGTGGAGATATTGAAGGGCCTATTGGCGACAGTCCTTGGGCTACCTACGCCGGAATGTTTAGAGACAAATATGGTATAGAATGGATTGTGGAATTTGACCCCAATTATAATGGGTGA
- a CDS encoding SRPBCC family protein: MNNDLLFDFNVDKAAKTVYITREFNASQFLVWDAFTKAELLDQWGAPAPMRAKTKYMNFEVGGRRFYAMISPDGQERWAVQEFTSITPKTNFKMYNAFADKDENRELPGSEWDYNFSEQNGITKVHIIIFNESFERLEKLLEGFKIGFTMTLKNLEELLVTLS, from the coding sequence ATGAACAACGATTTGCTATTTGATTTTAACGTTGACAAGGCAGCGAAAACGGTTTATATAACCAGGGAGTTTAATGCCAGCCAATTTTTAGTATGGGATGCCTTTACCAAAGCCGAATTACTTGACCAATGGGGCGCACCTGCGCCCATGCGCGCCAAAACCAAGTACATGAATTTTGAAGTAGGGGGGAGGCGATTTTACGCCATGATAAGCCCCGATGGGCAGGAGCGTTGGGCGGTGCAGGAATTTACATCAATCACCCCGAAAACCAATTTTAAGATGTACAACGCCTTTGCAGATAAAGACGAAAACCGTGAACTGCCAGGTTCTGAATGGGATTACAATTTTAGCGAGCAAAATGGCATAACTAAAGTACACATTATCATTTTTAATGAATCGTTTGAACGATTAGAAAAGTTATTGGAGGGCTTTAAAATAGGCTTCACCATGACCTTGAAAAACCTGGAAGAACTGCTGGTTACCTTATCGTAA
- a CDS encoding ArsR/SmtB family transcription factor has translation MKQDIFQAIADPTRRAILTLIAIQALTPNAMAEKFDMTRQAVSKHIKVLHDCELITPKHSGREIYYHFNAKKMQEFDHWLAQFRQNWETQFNQLDQLLTTIKDQTTK, from the coding sequence ATGAAACAAGATATATTCCAGGCCATAGCCGACCCTACACGCAGGGCTATTTTAACTTTAATAGCCATACAGGCATTAACACCAAATGCTATGGCCGAAAAATTTGATATGACCCGCCAGGCGGTATCAAAACATATTAAAGTATTGCACGACTGCGAATTGATTACACCTAAGCATAGCGGCAGGGAGATTTATTATCACTTTAATGCGAAAAAAATGCAAGAGTTTGACCATTGGTTAGCCCAATTTAGGCAAAACTGGGAAACTCAATTTAACCAACTTGACCAATTGTTAACAACTATTAAAGACCAGACCACGAAGTAG
- a CDS encoding type II secretion system F family protein, with the protein MPSIDLSRYENKKAAKKTAQQPGFSLTELLNKDISFGSRELSDKKKEYLYLELSSLLQAGIDLKSSFELITADQEKEKDKALFVTIQQSVLGGTTFSQALQQTGRFSLYEVFSLQIGEETGKLIEVLRDLAKFYQSKIKQQRKIVSALTYPCIVLSTSLGAVFFMLKFVVPMFGDVFKRFGGKLPWITEKIIGISEVLQNNFSKVVLLCLVIAVFIFTFRKTEKFRKIFSNTILRLPLVGNLVQKIYLARFCNSMRLLINARLPLLRAIALIRQMIRYYPIEASLTIIEEDIMKGKTLYQSLQQFKVYPPKMVQLVKVGEETNQLDYFFGIISEQYIDEVEYKTSTISSLMEPLIIIFLGLIVGVILISMYLPLFQMSNSF; encoded by the coding sequence ATGCCGTCAATTGATTTAAGCAGGTACGAAAACAAAAAAGCCGCTAAGAAAACAGCGCAACAACCCGGTTTTAGTTTAACCGAATTGTTGAATAAGGATATTTCTTTCGGAAGCAGGGAACTCAGCGATAAAAAGAAAGAATATCTGTACTTGGAACTAAGTTCGTTGTTGCAGGCCGGTATCGATCTGAAAAGCAGCTTTGAATTGATTACTGCCGACCAGGAAAAAGAAAAGGACAAAGCCCTGTTTGTTACCATTCAGCAATCCGTATTAGGAGGAACCACGTTCTCGCAGGCCTTGCAGCAAACCGGCAGGTTTTCATTATACGAAGTGTTCAGCTTACAGATCGGTGAGGAGACTGGTAAACTGATCGAAGTATTACGCGACTTGGCTAAATTTTACCAGAGCAAGATCAAACAACAGCGCAAAATCGTATCGGCATTGACCTATCCCTGTATCGTACTAAGCACTTCGCTTGGCGCGGTGTTCTTCATGCTCAAATTTGTGGTACCGATGTTTGGCGACGTGTTCAAGCGCTTTGGCGGCAAACTGCCCTGGATCACCGAAAAGATCATCGGGATATCGGAAGTATTACAGAATAATTTTAGTAAAGTGGTTTTGCTGTGCCTGGTTATTGCCGTGTTTATTTTTACATTCCGCAAAACGGAAAAATTCAGGAAAATATTTTCTAATACGATACTTCGACTCCCGCTGGTAGGTAACCTGGTACAAAAAATATACCTGGCCCGGTTTTGTAATTCCATGCGTTTGCTCATCAATGCCAGGCTGCCGCTGTTACGCGCCATTGCCTTAATCAGGCAGATGATCCGCTATTACCCGATAGAAGCTTCACTAACCATTATCGAAGAAGACATCATGAAAGGCAAAACACTGTATCAAAGCCTGCAACAATTCAAAGTCTATCCCCCTAAAATGGTACAACTGGTTAAAGTAGGCGAAGAAACCAACCAACTCGATTATTTTTTCGGCATCATATCCGAACAATACATAGACGAAGTTGAATACAAAACCTCCACCATCAGCAGCTTGATGGAACCGCTTATCATTATCTTCCTGGGTCTGATTGTCGGGGTTATTTTAATATCGATGTATTTGCCTTTGTTTCAAATGAGTAATAGTTTTTAG
- a CDS encoding PulJ/GspJ family protein: MMPGKPNTVKAFTLLEMTIAMLVAAVVIGITYTSYQIISRSYLDFKLRNERMVTLASLDQLLRRDFDQAEIISGSNKHIRIDKENKPAVEYEFADRYIIRKAIIIDTFKVTNDSCRMFFEKQQIINDETTETANTEDNRIDELLFNVSYNNETIPYHYNKDYSSENLIKRNPNAVN, from the coding sequence ATGATGCCAGGTAAGCCGAATACAGTTAAAGCATTTACGCTATTGGAAATGACGATTGCCATGCTCGTCGCTGCTGTGGTAATCGGCATAACTTATACCTCTTATCAGATCATTAGCCGGAGTTATCTCGACTTTAAATTAAGGAACGAGCGCATGGTCACCCTCGCCAGCCTTGACCAATTATTGAGGCGTGATTTCGATCAGGCGGAAATTATCAGCGGCAGCAATAAGCACATCCGCATCGACAAAGAAAATAAACCCGCCGTGGAGTATGAATTTGCTGATCGTTACATCATCAGGAAAGCGATTATTATAGATACCTTTAAAGTGACTAATGATAGCTGCCGGATGTTTTTCGAAAAACAACAAATAATAAATGATGAAACTACAGAGACAGCAAATACAGAAGACAACCGTATAGACGAGCTTCTATTTAATGTGAGCTACAATAATGAAACGATACCATACCATTATAATAAAGATTACAGTTCCGAGAACCTGATAAAAAGAAACCCGAATGCCGTCAATTGA
- a CDS encoding toxin-antitoxin system YwqK family antitoxin: MKRSFIVLLLIFSVKVFAQKMPDMGLYKVRISTSDKNITAEIKPVKSEPSLQSDRFYNWYCSNQIKQTQGAYSGALLNGQYNEFYPNKNLKEQGVFNKGLKNGIWKSWTEDGVLVQRITWNNGIKQGEYDWYDEKGNLKQKGTYHHDLLNGKQYNYDGKGKVEVSTYKDGNLVPKETKKASFWSKLNPFKKKH; encoded by the coding sequence ATGAAGAGATCGTTTATTGTATTGTTGCTTATTTTTTCGGTTAAGGTATTTGCACAAAAAATGCCCGATATGGGGCTATATAAAGTCCGCATCAGCACCAGCGATAAAAACATCACAGCCGAGATCAAACCCGTAAAATCGGAACCGTCGTTACAGTCCGACCGTTTTTATAACTGGTATTGTTCCAACCAGATCAAACAAACACAGGGTGCTTACAGCGGAGCTCTGCTAAACGGACAGTATAACGAGTTTTATCCCAACAAAAACCTCAAAGAACAAGGTGTTTTTAACAAAGGATTAAAAAATGGCATCTGGAAAAGCTGGACTGAAGATGGCGTACTGGTGCAAAGGATAACCTGGAATAACGGAATTAAACAAGGTGAATATGATTGGTACGATGAAAAAGGTAACCTGAAACAAAAAGGCACCTACCACCATGATTTGCTTAATGGCAAACAGTACAATTATGATGGCAAAGGCAAAGTGGAAGTTTCGACTTATAAAGACGGAAACTTAGTACCCAAAGAAACAAAAAAGGCGTCTTTCTGGTCAAAGCTTAATCCATTCAAAAAGAAACATTGA
- a CDS encoding fibronectin type III domain-containing protein, translating into MKSKHIYWFLLGLTAIAVTSCKEIFEPNISNRNVTLEAPGNNYQSTKYAVSFWWDKVDDASGYRLQVVTPSLDTIGALVVDTLVKGNTFTMSLDPGRYQWHVRAENGSSKTAYSTGRSFTVLPSTITTQSVLLTSPANNALTNQSAINFQWGSMYGATKYRLEIDTNNFVNEAAVIYNQVTPAQLIAYTFPKDQTYQWRVRAENDTAQSKWSAINLIVYNHTPPGIVTLTAPANNQTVPLPVSLQWNSTSKAVKYKLYVLKSDSTTWYNQTFPLTLTTTSYSFNLGVSFDKVYWKVTAIDAAGNEGQPSVLRHFVIQ; encoded by the coding sequence ATGAAATCAAAACATATTTATTGGTTTTTATTGGGATTGACGGCTATCGCGGTCACATCCTGCAAAGAGATTTTTGAACCTAACATCAGTAACAGAAACGTAACGCTGGAGGCACCGGGCAATAATTACCAAAGCACTAAATATGCCGTCAGCTTTTGGTGGGATAAGGTTGATGATGCATCGGGATACCGCTTGCAGGTGGTTACGCCCAGCCTGGATACCATTGGCGCACTGGTGGTAGATACGCTGGTTAAGGGCAACACGTTTACCATGTCGCTCGATCCGGGCAGGTACCAGTGGCATGTACGGGCGGAGAACGGAAGCAGTAAAACGGCGTATTCTACCGGGCGAAGCTTTACAGTTTTGCCTTCAACAATTACCACGCAAAGCGTGTTGCTAACATCACCCGCCAATAATGCCCTCACCAACCAGTCGGCAATTAATTTCCAGTGGGGCAGTATGTATGGTGCTACAAAATACCGCCTCGAAATTGATACAAACAACTTTGTGAACGAAGCGGCTGTAATTTACAACCAGGTTACGCCGGCTCAATTGATAGCCTATACATTCCCTAAAGATCAAACCTACCAGTGGCGGGTAAGGGCGGAGAACGACACGGCGCAATCTAAATGGTCGGCCATTAATTTAATTGTATATAACCATACGCCGCCGGGCATCGTCACGTTAACTGCCCCGGCCAATAACCAGACTGTACCTTTGCCTGTATCATTGCAATGGAACAGCACGAGCAAGGCCGTAAAATATAAGCTGTATGTTTTAAAAAGCGATTCTACTACGTGGTATAACCAAACGTTTCCGCTTACTTTAACTACAACCAGCTATAGCTTTAACCTGGGCGTATCATTTGATAAAGTGTATTGGAAGGTAACGGCCATAGATGCGGCAGGGAACGAAGGGCAGCCCAGTGTGTTGCGCCATTTTGTGATTCAGTAA
- a CDS encoding helix-turn-helix domain-containing protein — MSFGSSLTAIRKDRKVSQRELAIKAGVHANLIGRYEREEAIPSVDVASKIADALGVSLDYLVGKAEQQIDQAILNKVLSIQQLPDEDKEHIMYSIDGLIQHAKTRMAYKK; from the coding sequence ATGAGTTTTGGAAGCAGCTTAACCGCCATTAGAAAGGATCGTAAGGTTTCACAGCGTGAATTAGCCATAAAGGCTGGTGTTCATGCTAACCTTATAGGTAGATATGAAAGAGAGGAAGCTATACCATCAGTCGACGTTGCAAGCAAGATAGCTGATGCGTTAGGCGTATCATTGGATTACTTGGTAGGCAAGGCAGAGCAGCAAATAGATCAAGCCATTCTAAACAAGGTATTAAGCATCCAACAACTCCCTGATGAAGATAAAGAACACATCATGTACTCCATTGATGGCCTTATCCAACATGCTAAAACAAGGATGGCTTATAAGAAGTAA
- a CDS encoding tyrosine-type recombinase/integrase: protein MNKKYEFAPATLAALEPFRAYLKQEQFSHSYIHQTINYTATFHEWLTGQSLDLAQLTHADVMEFADQLRQKGFSIKLINQIMRTLRYYFSHLQQEQEIGINPAAGIILKGTVRNLPHDLLTMPEMEALYESYQVTDNRTYRNKVIIGLLVYQGVTRDELSHLRPEHLKLREGKIHIPATGRQLGRLLPLQPHQILELHEYLLVIRPKILAERLAERPGRKPNHYKDEQEIERLFISINAQEDIKNSLLHLNYALRKLNPKYKHAKQIRQSVITEWLKEKNLRTVQYMAGHRYVSSTERYKTTNLEDLKEALNKHHPLTLS from the coding sequence ATGAACAAAAAATATGAGTTCGCTCCGGCTACGCTGGCAGCTTTAGAACCTTTCCGGGCTTACCTGAAACAAGAGCAGTTCAGCCATAGCTATATCCACCAAACCATCAACTATACAGCCACATTCCACGAATGGTTAACCGGCCAAAGCCTCGACTTAGCGCAGCTTACCCATGCCGATGTGATGGAGTTTGCCGACCAGCTCAGGCAGAAAGGCTTCAGTATAAAGCTGATCAATCAGATCATGCGGACCTTACGGTATTACTTCTCCCACCTGCAACAGGAACAGGAAATAGGCATCAATCCGGCAGCGGGAATCATACTCAAAGGCACGGTCAGAAACCTCCCACACGACCTGTTAACCATGCCTGAAATGGAGGCGCTATATGAAAGTTACCAGGTCACCGACAATCGTACCTACCGCAATAAAGTGATCATTGGCTTGCTTGTTTATCAGGGTGTTACGCGGGATGAACTGAGCCATCTGCGCCCTGAACATCTGAAACTAAGAGAGGGTAAAATCCATATCCCTGCAACCGGCAGGCAGCTGGGCCGGTTACTTCCATTGCAGCCCCACCAAATCCTCGAACTGCACGAATACCTGTTAGTGATCCGTCCGAAAATACTGGCTGAGCGCCTGGCCGAACGACCAGGGCGAAAGCCGAATCATTACAAAGATGAACAGGAAATTGAGCGTTTGTTTATCAGCATTAACGCCCAGGAAGACATCAAAAACAGCCTTTTACACCTTAACTACGCGCTCCGGAAACTCAACCCCAAATACAAACACGCAAAACAGATCAGGCAGAGTGTGATCACGGAATGGCTGAAAGAAAAGAACCTGCGTACTGTTCAATATATGGCCGGGCACCGCTATGTAAGTTCAACTGAAAGATATAAAACCACCAATCTGGAAGACCTGAAAGAGGCACTTAATAAGCATCACCCACTAACTTTATCTTAA
- a CDS encoding tyrosine-type recombinase/integrase translates to MQGTLKNPLYIRLHAGFTQWLRILNFEPTSPRDMPKMLAEFLLYLEAQGCDHPHDIQPEHLKKYLEYLHERPSQTAAGAISLNYIRKHLQVIRKFSRYLMESGQPSFTVKLRIKGKSTNIKSILTLAEISKLYDLVKDDIYGLRDRAMLALYYGCGLRKNEAINVNVRDILPDKELVYVRKGKGYKERYVPLAGTAKTDLENYILYARPHFAGDKKEDALLLNVSGKRLTGQTCYDRLQTLKKAAAILKPVGLHTLRHSIASHLLHSGMQLEQIQRFLGHGSMESTQIYTHLQHEQKI, encoded by the coding sequence ATGCAAGGCACCTTAAAAAATCCGCTGTATATCCGGCTGCATGCCGGGTTCACTCAATGGCTCAGGATACTAAACTTTGAACCTACCAGTCCCCGCGATATGCCTAAAATGCTGGCCGAGTTCCTGCTTTACTTAGAAGCCCAGGGCTGCGACCATCCGCATGATATACAGCCTGAACACCTTAAAAAATACCTGGAATATCTGCACGAAAGGCCAAGCCAAACCGCTGCCGGTGCGATCAGCCTCAACTATATCCGGAAACACTTACAGGTGATCCGTAAGTTCAGCCGTTACCTGATGGAGAGCGGCCAGCCCAGCTTTACGGTAAAACTCCGCATCAAAGGCAAAAGCACCAATATCAAAAGCATACTCACCCTGGCTGAGATCAGCAAGCTGTATGATCTGGTTAAAGATGATATATATGGGCTGAGGGACAGAGCGATGCTTGCCTTATATTACGGCTGCGGGTTGCGAAAAAATGAAGCTATAAATGTCAACGTCCGGGACATTCTGCCCGACAAAGAATTGGTTTACGTCCGCAAAGGGAAAGGCTATAAAGAGCGTTATGTACCACTGGCCGGTACTGCTAAAACCGATCTGGAGAACTATATCCTGTATGCCCGTCCGCACTTCGCCGGTGATAAAAAAGAGGATGCTTTACTGCTTAACGTCAGTGGCAAAAGGCTCACCGGCCAAACCTGTTATGATCGTTTACAGACCTTAAAAAAGGCTGCGGCCATTCTTAAACCCGTTGGTCTGCATACCCTGCGGCACAGTATTGCCAGCCACCTGCTGCATTCAGGTATGCAGCTGGAACAGATACAACGCTTTTTAGGGCATGGCAGCATGGAAAGTACGCAGATCTACACCCATCTTCAGCATGAACAAAAAATATGA
- a CDS encoding P-loop NTPase family protein, translated as MNIVPKLITENPELLLYIDGKLHITVLGGIKLTGFDRLKVTLKMVCGGNTNKAFRHNLDLYNSVQAEHLIEKSAEALDVAAAELGKVISRLTTALEDYRSERLEAMKPKQAEKKQLTEAERKIAMQYLKAPGLLGRTRQAISASGIVGEEVNSLIAYLIYTSRKRNTPLHLMCLGPSGTGKTWLQERVSELIPEEDKLEITMLSMNAFYYFGKDELKNKLLLIEDMDGADNVLYPLRELQSKRRISKTVTLKDSKGNLKTVTLNVEGPVCVSGCTTREQLYEDNANRCILLYTDDSPEQDKKIMDYQRRQSAGLLDHQAERNVREQLKNVQRLLQPVGVKNPFATYLQLPEAIFKPRRTMLLLLLFTETITFYHQYQRELQTDTTTGEQYVETTIEDIEVAFSLLETTLLKKSDELNDACRSFFEKLKAWLRQNDSETFYSKEVRPVFRLSPSSLARYLYELERMGYIKIARGSRYKGFEYKVQSWDDLETLTNDAHEMMENILTEIRKVNHSSPGVSHSPDGLHNTQKTSKKTAVAQQQ; from the coding sequence ATGAATATAGTACCTAAGCTTATTACGGAGAATCCAGAACTACTGTTATACATCGATGGCAAGCTACATATAACCGTCCTGGGTGGCATTAAACTGACCGGCTTTGACCGCTTAAAAGTAACATTGAAGATGGTCTGCGGTGGCAACACCAACAAGGCCTTTCGCCACAACCTCGACCTGTACAACAGCGTTCAGGCAGAACACCTGATTGAAAAGTCAGCTGAGGCGTTAGACGTGGCTGCCGCTGAACTGGGAAAAGTCATCAGCCGCCTGACTACTGCCCTGGAAGATTACCGATCCGAACGGCTGGAAGCCATGAAGCCTAAACAGGCAGAAAAGAAACAGCTTACCGAGGCCGAACGTAAGATTGCCATGCAATACCTCAAAGCACCCGGCCTGCTCGGACGGACCCGGCAGGCGATCTCGGCCAGCGGTATTGTTGGCGAAGAAGTAAACAGCCTGATCGCTTACCTGATCTATACTTCAAGAAAGCGCAATACACCGCTGCACCTGATGTGCCTGGGGCCATCCGGCACCGGCAAGACCTGGTTACAGGAAAGGGTCAGCGAACTGATCCCGGAAGAAGATAAGCTGGAGATCACCATGCTATCGATGAACGCTTTTTACTACTTCGGTAAGGATGAGCTTAAAAATAAGTTGCTGCTGATTGAGGATATGGACGGCGCGGATAACGTGCTGTACCCGCTCCGGGAACTGCAAAGCAAGCGACGGATCAGTAAGACCGTCACCCTAAAGGACAGTAAGGGTAACCTGAAAACGGTTACCCTGAATGTCGAAGGCCCTGTTTGTGTCAGCGGGTGTACCACCCGCGAACAGCTTTACGAAGATAACGCCAACCGCTGTATCCTGCTCTACACAGACGATAGCCCTGAGCAGGATAAAAAGATCATGGATTACCAGCGCAGGCAAAGCGCCGGGCTGCTTGATCACCAGGCCGAGCGCAACGTGCGTGAACAGCTTAAGAACGTGCAACGGCTTCTGCAGCCGGTGGGCGTTAAAAATCCTTTTGCTACCTACCTGCAACTGCCGGAGGCCATCTTCAAACCCAGGCGCACCATGCTGCTGCTGCTCTTATTCACCGAAACTATTACGTTCTACCATCAATACCAGCGGGAACTGCAAACCGATACCACCACCGGTGAGCAGTACGTGGAAACCACGATTGAAGATATTGAGGTCGCCTTTTCGCTGCTCGAAACGACCCTGCTTAAAAAGAGCGATGAGTTGAACGATGCCTGCCGTTCATTCTTTGAAAAGCTGAAAGCCTGGCTTCGGCAAAACGACAGCGAAACCTTTTACAGCAAAGAAGTGCGCCCGGTCTTTCGGCTCAGCCCAAGTAGCTTGGCTCGTTACCTGTATGAACTGGAACGGATGGGTTATATCAAGATTGCGCGCGGTAGCCGCTATAAAGGTTTTGAATACAAGGTACAAAGCTGGGATGATCTGGAAACCCTGACCAATGATGCCCACGAAATGATGGAGAATATCCTTACCGAGATACGTAAGGTAAATCATAGTAGCCCAGGTGTATCCCACAGCCCCGATGGGTTACATAACACGCAGAAAACCAGCAAGAAAACCGCAGTAGCCCAACAACAATAG
- a CDS encoding helix-turn-helix domain-containing protein yields MSLGTRIKELRTQKRLKQSELAEIVGLNSYVQIGRYEIGKAKPAADMLSKLAKALDTTTDYLVNDDVNDASVAAQLTDRELLRQFKEVELFSPEDKHLVKTFIDAFITKRHIQEYVK; encoded by the coding sequence ATGAGTTTAGGAACCCGGATCAAAGAGTTACGTACCCAAAAAAGATTGAAGCAGTCAGAGCTGGCTGAGATCGTCGGCCTGAACTCCTATGTGCAGATTGGCCGCTATGAGATAGGCAAGGCCAAACCCGCAGCAGATATGCTTTCCAAGCTGGCCAAAGCGCTGGATACTACTACCGATTACCTGGTGAATGATGATGTAAATGATGCATCCGTAGCAGCCCAATTAACTGATCGGGAGCTGCTTAGACAGTTTAAGGAAGTGGAGTTATTTAGTCCGGAGGACAAGCATTTGGTGAAGACTTTTATTGATGCCTTTATCACCAAAAGGCATATTCAGGAATATGTTAAGTAA
- a CDS encoding tyrosine-type recombinase/integrase translates to MNKRYEFTPAIQAALDSYQTYLQEEHYAKNYIRQNSNYAGIFLEWIEKESLAATQVTHADVLEFADQLKQDGYTIRLINRVMLAVRYYYTWLQHAGQATHNPAAGIILRGTIRHVPHDLLTQPELEALYESYPITDERTHRNKVIVGLFVYQALTREELETLRPEHLKLRDGKIHIPQTGKLNSRVLSLEPHQILDLQEYILIVRPKILAERMTERSGRKPDKYKAVEDVQRLFVTMNGQETLKNSLLHLNYALRKINPKYKHGMQIRQSVITEWLKAKNLRTVQYMAGHRYISSTERYQTSNLEDLKDALNKFHPLNLT, encoded by the coding sequence ATGAACAAAAGATATGAGTTCACCCCGGCCATACAGGCGGCTTTGGACAGTTACCAAACCTATTTACAGGAAGAACATTACGCCAAAAACTATATCCGGCAGAACAGCAACTATGCGGGCATCTTCCTGGAATGGATAGAGAAAGAAAGCCTGGCCGCCACACAGGTTACCCATGCAGATGTATTGGAGTTTGCCGATCAGCTTAAACAGGACGGCTATACGATCAGGCTCATTAACAGGGTAATGCTGGCCGTCAGGTATTACTACACGTGGCTGCAACATGCCGGGCAGGCCACACATAACCCCGCAGCGGGTATTATCCTAAGAGGCACGATCAGGCACGTTCCCCACGATCTGTTAACCCAACCGGAGTTAGAAGCACTTTACGAAAGTTACCCGATAACCGACGAGCGAACCCACCGTAATAAGGTCATTGTAGGCTTGTTTGTTTACCAGGCATTAACGCGGGAAGAACTGGAAACGTTGCGCCCTGAACACCTGAAACTACGGGACGGTAAAATACACATCCCTCAAACGGGTAAGCTGAATAGCCGCGTACTTAGCCTTGAACCTCACCAAATCTTAGACCTACAGGAATATATACTGATCGTTCGGCCTAAGATACTGGCTGAACGTATGACCGAACGCTCCGGCAGGAAGCCGGACAAGTATAAAGCGGTGGAAGATGTACAGCGGCTTTTTGTTACGATGAATGGGCAGGAAACCCTTAAAAATAGCCTGTTGCACCTTAACTATGCTTTGCGAAAGATCAACCCGAAGTATAAACACGGGATGCAGATCAGGCAAAGCGTGATCACGGAATGGCTGAAAGCAAAGAACCTGCGCACGGTTCAATACATGGCGGGGCACCGCTATATCAGCAGCACCGAGCGTTACCAGACCAGCAACCTGGAAGACCTGAAAGATGCGCTTAATAAGTTTCACCCCTTAAACCTCACCTGA
- a CDS encoding tyrosine-type recombinase/integrase: MQATLYNPLYIRLHAGFTQWLRILNFEPTSPRDMPKILTEFLIYLQDNNCHRPHDIQQEHLKKYLERLHERPSKTAAGAISLNYIRKHLQVIRKFSRYLTESGQESFTVKLRIKGKSSNVKSILSLAEISSLYEAVKDETPLGLRDKAILALYYGCGLRKNEGANINVKDILLDKALVYVRKGKGYKERYVPLAGTAKADLENYIVYGRPLLATDKKEDALLLNVNGKRLSGHMAYERLQKLKDIAKIKKPAGLHTLRHSIASHLLHSGMALEQIQRFLGHSSMESTQIYTHLKHEQKI, encoded by the coding sequence ATGCAAGCCACCCTATATAATCCGCTCTATATTCGCCTGCATGCAGGCTTTACCCAATGGCTGCGCATCCTCAACTTTGAACCCACCAGTCCGCGCGATATGCCTAAGATACTGACCGAGTTCCTGATCTACCTGCAAGATAATAACTGCCATCGCCCGCATGACATCCAGCAGGAGCATTTGAAAAAATACCTGGAACGCCTGCACGAGCGGCCAAGCAAAACCGCCGCCGGTGCAATCAGCCTGAACTACATCCGTAAGCACTTACAGGTGATCCGCAAGTTCAGCCGCTACCTGACCGAAAGCGGGCAGGAAAGCTTTACGGTAAAGCTGCGCATCAAAGGCAAAAGCTCCAACGTGAAATCCATCCTTAGCCTGGCCGAGATCAGCAGCTTATACGAAGCTGTCAAAGATGAAACGCCCCTGGGCTTGCGGGATAAAGCTATCCTGGCCTTGTACTACGGCTGCGGCCTGCGTAAAAACGAGGGGGCCAATATCAATGTTAAAGACATCCTGTTAGATAAGGCACTGGTTTACGTGCGTAAAGGCAAAGGCTATAAAGAGCGTTACGTGCCGCTGGCCGGAACGGCCAAAGCCGATCTGGAGAACTATATCGTGTATGGCCGCCCACTTTTGGCCACGGATAAAAAGGAGGATGCTTTGTTATTGAATGTAAACGGCAAAAGGTTAAGCGGTCACATGGCCTACGAACGCCTGCAAAAGTTAAAGGACATCGCAAAGATCAAGAAGCCAGCAGGCTTGCATACGCTACGCCACAGCATTGCCAGTCATTTACTGCATTCAGGTATGGCTTTAGAGCAGATCCAGCGCTTTTTAGGGCATAGCAGCATGGAAAGTACGCAGATCTACACCCATCTGAAGCATGAACAAAAGATATGA